TGATTTTCAAGCAACAGATCAATCTTTCTACCAGACTTTTATTAATGCTATTAATAAAAGAAAATTAGCGCTAATAAGTGATATTAGTTGTGATTTTGCGGCTGATAACTTCCAACCTGAGCAAATTATTCAAAGTGCAATTAAAGAAAATGTTAATACTATTATGATGAGTCCTCACGTTGATAAAATTCATCAAGCTATCAAACTAGCTGAAAGTAATCAAGGTAAGTTACTTTTATTAGGAAATCCCAGTTTACAAACACAAAAAACTCTAGCTGCTGGTAATATAGTTAATGGGATGATTATGGCAGTTCCTTGGCAAATTGGTATTGTAGATAATCAAGAATTTGTAAAAAATGCTAATCATCTTTGGGGTAAAAAAAAGTTAATTACTTGGCGTACGGCTATGGCTTTTGATGCTACTAAAATAGTGGTTAATGCTATACAAAAAAAGGGGAGTACGAGAACAGATATTCAACAAGCTTTAAGTAGTAATAAGTTTTCTTTTTTAGGTGTAACAGGAACAATTAAGTTTTCACAATGGGGCGATACCTTTGGTAGCCGAAGGCATCGCATCGGTAATGCTGTGTTAGTTCAAATACAACCAGATCCCCAAGCCCCCACAGGTTATAATTTTATGGAAAAATAGTATACAATAATTCAGTATAATAGTGTAAAAATATTGTGGGGTGGGCATCTTACCCACCATTGTCCACCAATTATAAAATGTTCTGTAAAAGTAAGTTGTAATTATTTGACTAATGACTCAACAAAACCGCATTGGTATTATTTTAGGGACTCGTCCCGAAGCAATTAAACTAGCTCCAGTAATTCAGGTTTTTCAAAATTCTCCAGATTTTGAATTGCAAGTAATTCTGACAGGACAACATCGAGAAATGGTTGAACAAGTGATGAAATTGTTCAAACTTAAAGCCGATTGGAATTTAGAGATTATGCAGCGTCAGCAATCTCTGAGTGATATTACTTGTCGAAGTTTACAAGGTTTAGAAGCATTATTTCAAGCGCAAAAGTTAGATTTTGTAATTGTTCAAGGAGATACAACAACAGCCTTTGCAGCAACCTTAGCAGCATTTTATCAGCAAATTCCTGTTGGTCATGTGGAAGCAGGTTTAAGAACTGATGATTTATTTAATCCCTTTCCAGAAGAAGCTAATAGAAGATTAATTTCCCAACTCACACAATTACATTTTGCTCCTACTACCTTAGCTGTAGAAAACTTACAACGTTCTGGAGTCTTAGGAGAAATTCATCTCACAGGTAATACAGTTATTGATGCCTTGTTAAATGTGGCTGCTAAAAAACCAGCTTGTGATATTCCGGGTTTAGATTGGCATCAATATAGGACAATATTGGCAACAGTTCATCGTCGAGAAAATTGGGGAGAACCTCTGCAAGATATTGCTCAAAGTTTCTTGCAAATTTTAGAGCAATTTCCTGATACAGCCTTATTACTACCATTACATAAAAATCCCACAGTTAGAGAACCATTACAAGAGTTGTTAGGGAATAATCCGCGAATTTTCTTAACAGAACCCTTAGATTATGCTGAATTAGTGGGGGCTATCGAGCGATCGCATTTAATATTAACAGATTCTGGTGGTTTACAAGAAGAAGCCCCCAGTCTTGGTAAACCAGTGTTAGTTCTCAGAGATACTACAGAAAGACCAGAAGCAGTTACCGCAGGGACAGCCAAACTCGTGGGTACACAAACCGCAAATATTGTCACAGCCGCTAGTGAACTACTCAGCAACCCCGACGCTTATACTAAAATGGCCACCGCCATTAATCCCTTTGGCGATGGCCATGCAGCAGAACGCATCCTACAACTGGTCAAAAATTATTTAGAGACTTCCAATTAAAAAAATATCCTCAAATTTCTTGTGGTGCGGGCCGAAAAGTTCCCTAATAATACAAGGACGGGCAAGATGCCCATCCCACAAGATTGGATAATTTATTTTTTGGAATTCTCTTAGAGGATATTTTAAAAGTCTCTCATGGTGTATCAAATATTGTTTTACCCCTCCCTAACCCTCCCCTTAGAAAGGTGAGGGGACTTGATTCTCCTTAGTTCCCCCTTGGAAAGGGGGGACTAAGGGGGGTAAGCAATCACACCTGATATCACTTTTCAACGTGTCGCTTATATCTCAGCACTAAAGTGATTGAGCTTTACGCTTACCAGGTAATACTGTAAGGCATCTCTTGTGGGGTGGGCATCTGGTTCCCCCATGTGTTTAAATACCTAAAGCTCTCCGAGTTTGATAACCAACAACGCCATCTACACGTAGTCCGTTACGTCTTTGGAAGTGACGAATTGAGTTAATGGTTCGTGAGCCGTAAACACCATCAACTCTAATACCTAAAGCTCTTTGGATTTCTCTGACTCGTTCACCTCTTGAGCCGTATCCTACTTTTACCCTACCACCAACACCGGATCCAGAACGATATCTGTGGTGAGAACGACCAGGAGTGTTACCAATCCATCTTTCAGCAGCATAGTATCCTCGGTAACGTCCCGAAGAAATTCTTGCAAATCCATTTCTCACACTACCAGTTTCACCAATGTACGCACCATTACGGACACAAGCTACAGATGAATTTTCAGTGCTAGGTCCTGTGCGAAGATAAAGACAACTTCCATTAGTGCTGACATATTCGGCAGAAGCAAACTGCATTTGAGCAACTGTAGCTAGTAATATAGTCACGCCGGTGAAGGTTAACCATGCAGAAGATTTAAAAATTTTCCGCCAATTAAATGACGATTTGGAAAGATTTAATGCGAAAATTTCATTTGGTAGTTCATCTTCTATATACATATATGAATAAGCCAAATATTCCATAATCACCTGCTCCTTTATATGAATTTTTGCGATACTTTTGTCTAGTTCTGATCTTCATTAATTTTATACTTCTTCAGGACAATATGTTGGCTACTATATTCCGCCATTTGAACTGTCACATCAGGTATTTGTAATGAAATCATCAATTACTCATGATGGTGAGTAGTTTTATTTCCCTAAACCATGAGAAGTGAGAAAACTATCAGCCCGAATTGGACTACCATTGCGCCAAATTTCTATTTTTTCTGGGCTGATTAAGTAGGAAAAAGTACCGTTATCTGCCTGATATTTGTTATTATCAACTTTCCAAGCTAGAAGTTTTAAAATTTGATTTGGTTCTTGTTTCAATTTCCCCAAATAAAATAACTGACCATTTTCTTCACAAACTTTGATACTGACTGTTGCTGTCTCTCCTGTCATAATTATAGTCCCCTTGCAATCAGTATTATTACTTATAGGTAAAACTTGTTTTGGAGTTGGGATAACTGGTTGATTTACTGGTGTTTTCGCAATGATGGCGGACTGTAATAAACTAATAGGATTAATAGCTAAACGACCATCTGCATAAAATTCAAAATGCAAATGAGGGGCGGTGCTATTGCCTGTTGAACCCATTTCGGCAATAATTTGACCTTGTTTGACCTGTTGACCTTTACTGACTAATAAACGGCTATTGTGTCCGTAAACCGTCACATTGCCATTAAAATGTTTAATTTCAATAAAATTGCCTAATCCCCAATCATCCCAACCAGCTTTCACGACTGTACCAGCAGCAGCAGCCAAAATTGGAGTCCCTTTTGCACCAGCAATATCAATTCCCTCATGTTTATACTTAATGAAACCTTGAGAAAGAACCCCTTGAGTAGGCCAAATTAAGTTAGTCGTAGCTGGGGGGTTAATTAGAGAAACTGTCTGAGTTAAAGCTGGGGAAACTATATTTAACACTAAAGAGCAGGAGATGACAGCCATCAAAGCATAATTACAAAAGCGGTAGATATTAACTTTTTTCATCTGTTTCTAGCCTAATGATTGCTATAGCAGCGAAAAGGAAATTAAAGCCGACTGCTTTAAATGGAGAAATGCTATAGTTAATTGCTATTTCAGTCTCAAATGTGTCACATCAGGACAATTAGCTGGTTAAATTGACAACTTGTACAAATTTACTATTTCCCAAACCTCTTTCCTTGTCATCAGGATAATTTTCAACGCCAACCTAACCTGATTAAGCTGAAACAATCAGATTTTCTAAAAAACCTATTTCTAATTCTGATGCAGGTTTACCACCACCATCTATATTGGGAGGTATAACTATAAAGATTTCATCAAAACGACCAGCACTAAACAATTTTGGGGGTAATTTTTCTCTAGGTCTTTTCTGGTATATTACTAATATTAATTCTATGAACTACCTCTAGTTAGCTTCGCTTGAACTAGAGGTTTCTGCATCCTCTAGTTTGTTATTAGCAGAGTTACTTTGAGATTTTTGACGCTTCTTTTCCCCTAGTTGCCTCATGCTTCCTGCTTGTTTGCGGGTACGTGAAGTAGAGCTAGAAAGATCAGCGTCTGCGAGGCTAGTTCCTAGCCCCGGCAGAGTACCTTTTGCCCAATAAAGCATCACCTCGGCAGCGGCAATATCCCTATCCTGAACATACCCACAGACACCGCACTCATGCACTCGGATGTCGAGTGTTTTCTTATGCTGATTTCCGCATTTCGGACAGGTTTGACTGGGTTTTACTTGACGGGTTGGGACTTCCACAAAGACACCACCAATTTGTTCGACTTTGTATTTAATAGATGCTCGAAGCATACCAAAACCTACGTCAAGGATTGACTTATTTAACCCAGCTTTTTGCTTTTTACGCTTACCTTTTTTCGCTTTACTGGTCATGTTCTTGACTTCTAGTTTTTCCGTTGCAATGAAGCTATTACTGCTGATTATTTCTACTGCAACTTGATGTACCCAATTTTGACGTTGGTTAGCAACTCGTGCGATTAGCAAACTAACTTTCGCTTGGGCTTTTTTATATCTTCTAGAAGCCTTGATTTTTTTGTTTCTATTTGGTGCGCGTTTGCGTCTCTTCTCTTTAGAAGCTTTTTTGATTTTCTGTTCAGCAATTCTATAAAACTTAGGAGCATCAATTTGTTGATGATTTTCCCCGTCGGTAATTGATAATGCTGATTTACAACCTAAGTCAATTCCCACCGCACCAATAGGTAAAATCTCTGGTTTTAGAACTTGCTCTAAAACATTAACTGTTATAGAGGCGTACCATTTACCATTGCGAAAAACGATAGTACAAGTAGTAGCCTTTCCCCAGTATTTAGCTTGACCCCGCATCTGAATCTTACCAATTTTGGATAGATTCAGATACCCATTCTCGCCATTAGATTCTACTTTAAATCCCGCAGGATCTGGATATGTCCACCCAGAATAATGCCTAATTGATTTGAATCTAGGGCGTTTACCTAATCCTTTGAACCAACGTTCAAAAGCAAAATCAACCCGCTTTAAAGTCGCCTGTAAAGCATGGCTAGGAAGCTCTTTGTATTCTACCCAGACTTCTTTAAACGCTGGCAAACAATTCTGTTGCTCAAAATAATCAACCTTGTGATTAAACTTTTGATATTGAGTGAATCTGTTATTGACTGCGGCGTTGTATAAGTCTTTGTGTAACTTTCGGTGATACCGCAGGATTTGTTCTGTTTGAGTATTTGGATATAAACGAAAAGTCATTCTTCTTGTAGCCACAGTTTAATCACCCCCTTGCTTTGTTTATCTGTATGTGTATACAATTAGGATAACACATATTTGAGAAAAATATATGGCTAGAACCGAGAAAGTTATTGTAAGACTCACTAAGCAAGAAAAAGAAAAAATAGAAAAATATGCTAAATATCTAGGGGTTTCTATGTCCGAGGTCATTCAAGATTACATAAAATCGCTACCAAATAAAGATTAGCTTATTAAATAAAGATTGGTTATTTTCGCTTTGCTGCAATAACCCGCTCTAATCCCTACCTTATGGGTACATTGAAGGTAGGGACTGCCGCGATGCGTTCAATTATCGACAAGCTCAGTACAAGTCTGGTCCCCTAATAATACAGGGACGGGCAAGATGCCCATCCCACAAAATTGGATAGCGAAGCGCTGCTGCAAGCAGTTCATCTTTTTTGTGGAGTTCTCTAAAGTATATTCAGACATCATGAAAACACTATTATTAATTATGGATTTTGTATGACGAGAGAAGCCCATGACCAATTTGCGAAAGAATATCTAGAGGAATTATTAAAACCTTTAGGTCAAGTAGACATTGGTAAAGACATAAAAAGCGAAGTTAGAGAAATAGATATTTGGTTTATTCCCAATCAATTAAAACCTGTAACTTCCGATTTAGGATTATTAGCAAAAATGGCGGTTACAAGCTGTCTATTTGAACCTTTTCGCAATCCTCCCAATGAA
The window above is part of the Dolichospermum sp. DET69 genome. Proteins encoded here:
- the wecB gene encoding UDP-N-acetylglucosamine 2-epimerase (non-hydrolyzing), which codes for MTQQNRIGIILGTRPEAIKLAPVIQVFQNSPDFELQVILTGQHREMVEQVMKLFKLKADWNLEIMQRQQSLSDITCRSLQGLEALFQAQKLDFVIVQGDTTTAFAATLAAFYQQIPVGHVEAGLRTDDLFNPFPEEANRRLISQLTQLHFAPTTLAVENLQRSGVLGEIHLTGNTVIDALLNVAAKKPACDIPGLDWHQYRTILATVHRRENWGEPLQDIAQSFLQILEQFPDTALLLPLHKNPTVREPLQELLGNNPRIFLTEPLDYAELVGAIERSHLILTDSGGLQEEAPSLGKPVLVLRDTTERPEAVTAGTAKLVGTQTANIVTAASELLSNPDAYTKMATAINPFGDGHAAERILQLVKNYLETSN
- a CDS encoding peptidoglycan-binding protein; the protein is MEYLAYSYMYIEDELPNEIFALNLSKSSFNWRKIFKSSAWLTFTGVTILLATVAQMQFASAEYVSTNGSCLYLRTGPSTENSSVACVRNGAYIGETGSVRNGFARISSGRYRGYYAAERWIGNTPGRSHHRYRSGSGVGGRVKVGYGSRGERVREIQRALGIRVDGVYGSRTINSIRHFQRRNGLRVDGVVGYQTRRALGI
- a CDS encoding M23 family metallopeptidase; this encodes MKKVNIYRFCNYALMAVISCSLVLNIVSPALTQTVSLINPPATTNLIWPTQGVLSQGFIKYKHEGIDIAGAKGTPILAAAAGTVVKAGWDDWGLGNFIEIKHFNGNVTVYGHNSRLLVSKGQQVKQGQIIAEMGSTGNSTAPHLHFEFYADGRLAINPISLLQSAIIAKTPVNQPVIPTPKQVLPISNNTDCKGTIIMTGETATVSIKVCEENGQLFYLGKLKQEPNQILKLLAWKVDNNKYQADNGTFSYLISPEKIEIWRNGSPIRADSFLTSHGLGK
- a CDS encoding transposase translates to MTFRLYPNTQTEQILRYHRKLHKDLYNAAVNNRFTQYQKFNHKVDYFEQQNCLPAFKEVWVEYKELPSHALQATLKRVDFAFERWFKGLGKRPRFKSIRHYSGWTYPDPAGFKVESNGENGYLNLSKIGKIQMRGQAKYWGKATTCTIVFRNGKWYASITVNVLEQVLKPEILPIGAVGIDLGCKSALSITDGENHQQIDAPKFYRIAEQKIKKASKEKRRKRAPNRNKKIKASRRYKKAQAKVSLLIARVANQRQNWVHQVAVEIISSNSFIATEKLEVKNMTSKAKKGKRKKQKAGLNKSILDVGFGMLRASIKYKVEQIGGVFVEVPTRQVKPSQTCPKCGNQHKKTLDIRVHECGVCGYVQDRDIAAAEVMLYWAKGTLPGLGTSLADADLSSSTSRTRKQAGSMRQLGEKKRQKSQSNSANNKLEDAETSSSSEAN
- a CDS encoding CopG family transcriptional regulator, which produces MARTEKVIVRLTKQEKEKIEKYAKYLGVSMSEVIQDYIKSLPNKD